The following are encoded together in the Pseudoalteromonas piscicida genome:
- the pth gene encoding aminoacyl-tRNA hydrolase yields MNNIQMLVGLANPGPEYANTRHNAGAWFIEELARRYNCLLKPDAKHHGLTGKVLINNQEFKLLIPTTYMNLSGKAVASLANFYKIPVESILVAHDEMDLEPGIAKLKKGGGHGGHNGLKDIIAKMANNKEFMRLRVGIGHPGHRDKVTGWVLGKAPQADQEKMDAAVDEAVRCMEILAKDGVLKAQNRLHSFKP; encoded by the coding sequence TTGAATAATATTCAAATGCTTGTGGGCCTGGCAAATCCAGGCCCCGAATACGCAAACACCCGTCATAACGCTGGCGCTTGGTTTATAGAAGAACTAGCCAGAAGATACAACTGCCTCCTAAAACCAGACGCTAAGCATCACGGCCTCACCGGCAAAGTGCTCATCAATAACCAAGAGTTTAAATTGCTGATCCCTACTACTTATATGAACTTAAGTGGTAAAGCGGTCGCAAGTCTTGCCAATTTTTATAAGATCCCTGTCGAGAGTATTCTTGTTGCTCACGATGAAATGGATTTAGAACCCGGTATCGCCAAACTCAAAAAAGGTGGTGGTCACGGCGGTCACAATGGCTTAAAAGACATAATCGCTAAAATGGCAAACAACAAAGAATTTATGCGATTGCGTGTTGGTATTGGTCACCCAGGACACAGAGACAAAGTCACAGGGTGGGTTTTAGGCAAAGCACCACAAGCAGACCAAGAAAAAATGGATGCCGCTGTGGATGAAGCAGTCCGATGTATGGAAATACTCGCAAAAGACGGTGTGTTAAAAGCGCAAAATCGACTACATTCATTTAAACCGTAA
- a CDS encoding 50S ribosomal protein L25/general stress protein Ctc gives MSVYKLDAEVRSDLGTGASRRLRRADKVPAILYGAGKDAVSLTLDHNKVLKAQEDEGFYTHILTLNIGGESVEAILKDMQRHPYKPKITHLDFQRVDASQKLHTKVPVHFINEEKATKGGNTIVHQLTEIEITCLPARLPEFIEVDVATLAVGETLHLSDIKLPAGVVSVELAKGADHDQAVVSVNAPKAAPAEESAEDAAE, from the coding sequence ATGTCTGTATACAAATTAGACGCTGAAGTACGTTCTGACCTAGGTACTGGTGCGAGCCGCCGCCTACGTCGCGCTGACAAAGTTCCTGCAATCCTATACGGTGCTGGTAAAGATGCAGTTTCACTAACTCTTGACCACAACAAAGTATTAAAAGCGCAAGAAGACGAAGGTTTCTACACTCACATCCTTACGCTAAACATCGGCGGTGAGTCTGTTGAAGCAATTCTTAAAGATATGCAACGTCACCCGTACAAGCCTAAGATCACTCACTTAGACTTCCAACGCGTTGATGCTTCTCAAAAGCTTCACACTAAAGTTCCTGTTCACTTCATCAACGAAGAGAAAGCAACTAAAGGTGGCAACACAATCGTTCACCAACTAACTGAAATTGAAATCACTTGTCTTCCAGCAAGACTTCCTGAGTTCATCGAAGTTGACGTAGCGACTCTAGCTGTTGGCGAAACTCTACACCTATCTGATATCAAGCTTCCAGCTGGCGTTGTTTCAGTTGAACTTGCTAAAGGTGCAGATCACGACCAAGCAGTTGTTTCAGTAAACGCTCCTAAAGCAGCTCCTGCTGAAGAGTCTGCTGAAGACGCAGCTGAGTAA
- the ychF gene encoding redox-regulated ATPase YchF, giving the protein MGFKCGIVGLPNVGKSTLFNALTKAGIEAANFPFCTIEPNTGVVPVPDARLDQLAEIVKPQRTIPTSMEFVDIAGLVKGASKGEGLGNQFLANIRETDAIGHVVRCFENENIVHVAGQIDPAEDIDVINTELVLADMDTADRAVLRNAKKAKGGDKDAKFELVVLEKVKAHLDEGLTLRSLELNKEEAAAISYLNFLTIKPTMYIANVNEDGFENNPFLDKVREIAAAEDAVVIPVCAAIEAELSELEEEDKKEFMDDLGLEEPGLNRVIRGGYELLKLQTYFTAGVKEVRAWTIPVGATAPQAAGKIHTDFERGFIRAQTIGFDDYIEFRGESGAKDAGKMRQEGKEYIVKDGDVMNFLFNV; this is encoded by the coding sequence ATGGGTTTTAAATGTGGCATTGTTGGTTTACCTAACGTAGGTAAATCTACTTTATTTAATGCGTTGACTAAAGCGGGCATTGAGGCCGCAAACTTTCCTTTCTGTACTATCGAACCGAATACCGGTGTAGTACCAGTACCAGATGCTCGTCTTGACCAGCTAGCTGAAATTGTTAAACCTCAGCGTACTATCCCAACTTCAATGGAGTTTGTGGATATTGCCGGTTTGGTAAAAGGTGCATCAAAAGGCGAAGGTTTAGGTAACCAATTTTTGGCAAACATCCGTGAAACGGATGCTATCGGTCACGTAGTTCGCTGTTTTGAAAATGAAAATATCGTTCACGTTGCTGGTCAAATCGACCCTGCTGAAGACATTGATGTTATCAACACTGAGCTGGTACTTGCAGACATGGATACTGCTGATCGCGCGGTTTTACGTAACGCGAAGAAAGCGAAAGGCGGCGATAAAGACGCGAAATTTGAGCTAGTTGTACTTGAAAAAGTGAAAGCGCACTTGGACGAAGGCTTAACGCTTCGCTCACTTGAACTAAATAAAGAAGAAGCAGCAGCAATAAGCTACCTAAACTTTTTAACTATCAAGCCAACCATGTACATCGCCAACGTTAATGAAGATGGCTTTGAAAACAATCCATTCCTAGACAAAGTACGTGAAATTGCAGCTGCAGAAGACGCAGTTGTGATCCCTGTATGTGCAGCTATCGAGGCCGAACTTTCTGAACTTGAAGAAGAAGACAAGAAAGAGTTTATGGATGACTTAGGCTTAGAAGAGCCGGGTCTAAACCGCGTGATCCGTGGTGGTTATGAGTTGTTGAAACTGCAAACTTATTTTACAGCTGGCGTAAAGGAAGTACGCGCATGGACTATTCCGGTTGGCGCGACAGCACCTCAAGCAGCTGGTAAAATCCACACTGACTTTGAGCGTGGTTTTATTCGTGCGCAAACTATCGGCTTTGATGATTATATCGAATTCCGTGGTGAGTCTGGTGCAAAGGACGCAGGTAAAATGCGTCAAGAAGGTAAAGAATACATCGTAAAA